Part of the Nicotiana tabacum cultivar K326 chromosome 20, ASM71507v2, whole genome shotgun sequence genome, tttgattaaaataacatcatgctggaaatgaccaaatgactcaTTCGCCCTTAactgaatacaacatgtagcacataggatgccataagatggtctattattttcaggttgcttgtcctagacggacccaacccctgtgttgagtcccctaagtcaaatgcacatgatgcaaataaacgttcctactagggatccggcatgtggctttgttatactaggttcagaacctgggtgtttgttctagacctggcttacccgagcggacagctcgagccgagggggggcagcgtaccgggaatacagaagcttcaccggcttagcaacttgtccgaacctcgttctaaattgggatttgacactatacagaaaagaagtcgtacgaagtacacccttctccatgatttagaagactcagaaaggatatgggtttcggcacagtttatatacagttcaaataatataaaagcggtaaaagcggcatttaacacattagtctcaaacatgtaaaaatcagataatagataaagccaaataataataattattctaagctcgaattcttaaccctgaaccagtggttctgggtctaagtccccagcagagtcgccagagctgtcacacctcctttttccgcacccgagggggcgcgaggggagttttttccaattaaaggacaatcgaaacgggattggtttaattatttcagagtcgccacttgggagatttagggtgtcccaagtcaccaattttaatcccaaatcgaggaaaagaatgactccatattacagtccgtgtaccagaaatccggataaggaattctgttaacccgggagaaggtgttaggcattcccgagttccgtggttctagcacggtcgctcaactgttatattcggcttgattatctgattttatacaagtgtgaacttatgtgcaaattttatcttttaaccgctttattattattgttttaaaagaaatgtgaacatcgcttgaAACATGTCTTtagactgcgtcacatgaaatgcacccacaatccggagaCACATTTTATtctgatgttttgggatttggatttgggtcacttgaaatgcacacccatgtttaagaaagtaaattattaaacacgcgcctaaagagactatcgcgtttattattttgggaagaccgtgaaatttgctaaacggcatgtcccggattctaagtatttttattatatatatatacatttagaggaccccgcagcttctacattttgtttgtcgaggctcgtctcatttattattaaaaggaatttacaacgtcatggaaatgcatctcgggccacgccataatcaatatacccgtgagtagagacacatttcgattccgttgagttttagatttgggtcacataaatgtgcacccgagtttaggaaaattaaattattaaaggcgcgcctgaagcaactagcgcattattattttggggtagggccgtgaaattcgctaaacggcccgaaccggaatctaagtatttaatgcgTTATTTTtatgagggctccgcaatctgtacatttttattttttggcgaagcttgtctcgtttttttttattatttatttttatttttatatttttaacagaatgccatttttacgcctttaacgatactaaaccttacggcttttttacaactaaaatctcataacttgtcaaaaattaataaaatgagtttagtgaacgagtgtttcgggcgtagcaagagcatgtactaataataattttgtccgaatgacctaagcaaaggaaaggacgaacagattaacgtcgaacttgtgtcatagaacaactagtcaaacttaattaaatggcatcaaataaacaagaatcacataacgcaaaatgagcaaaaatgcatacgatgaaaacataagcagaaaattatcataccaatttctatattgcatcttcgaacatttaacgtaacatttccttatctaatacttgaggtttactaacctttgaacctcggaaAACTCAGGACGACgaacacgaccccgacggaatTCAAGCCAGACCTCACTGGACGcggaacaacgacgaaacctcggacaaacacctcgacgaaccaaagacgacctcgacgGAGAGCTTGGACCCCACAACTGTCGACGCCCCAAGATTGTTGGTTGCCGCTGTATCTCCGACACAACAACTGGTGCATGAAGCTGCAGCAGAAGGGACGTTGGGATGTGAGGAAGAGGGGGTTCGACGAGCAGGTGGGTTGGTTGAAGGTTTTGGACGTGAGGGTGCCGGCGTTAATGGAGGTGGACGTTTGCTGGTTGTTTGGTCGTCGGGCAGTGGTCGACGGACTGGTTGCGAGACGACGAGGGAGATGGTGTTTGGGTGAGGCTAGAGCTGAGGTTGACGACGAGCAATGGCGGGTGCGTGGGGGTGCGACTGGTTTCAGTCGGTGTTTGGACGTGGggggtggtggttatggcgttcGTTTGGGTGGTGGTTATGGACAAAGGGAAGCTGGGGGAAGGTGACGAGGTGGTTTTCTAGGCGAACGAGCAGGTGGAGTTGGTGGTTTAACAGGCGTAGACGGAgctggggaaggtgacggggGAAGTCGGGAATGGAGGGTTTTTTTTACAGTATCGTTTGGGTGTGTTCGTTGGTGGTGTCGGACGGTGGTGATGGGGGAGTTGGTCGGGACGgagtggtcgtttggtggtggtgcTTGGTCGATGCAGGCGAGGCGGAGAGGGGTCAGCTTGGCCGGGATGGGGTGGTGGTGTCCGGTAgggttttctcttcttcttctttgtgaaTAAGAAGATGAACAGTGAGCAAAAAATTTTTTTTccgttttttccttttttctgacCAAAAGTCCAAAAGTCCTCCCTCATGCTTTTGcctttgtccgtgttttgtagtgttttgcccagaaaaatgagcctcacgcgtggtggggttcaaggcatatgtcccccacgcgtggtggggttccccacgtgtcctggacacggtttattatgggctaggtccgaaaataggcctaaaaccgggtaatttgaacccgaatattattcttttgtccggacccgagaaataggaaaacgttgcttaactagtcctatgtaagcaaaataactaccaaaaataagactagtattcaaacaaaactatatattttttaaatattttttcaagatttaaaatagctacaaaatattaataaaactatttttgtaattttcgttttttttaaatattaagataaaatatgaagtaatgtttttttttgtatttttcaaagttaaaatgactatagaatattaataaaactattttttttgtgattttcgaatttatataaagtaccaaaataaagtacaatttttgtatttttcaaaattataatgactgcaaacattaatagaactatatattttagtaattttgaatttatataaagtaccaaaataaagtacattttttttgtattttttccacgtttatgagaaatgcataaactaaaatttatatatgtattttttgtgatttttttctttttgcaacgaaataaagtaaaaatagttaaaatggctatattagacccaatttcacatatttacgctaaaaatgtgaaaaatctcggggagggtcaaaaatcacgtgcttacactacctctctctctttctatctctatctctctatctctatctctctatctctatctctctctaCTCCGTAGGAACAAGAAGCTGaagtttcataaaaaaaaaaaaaccaaccatGGATTTCTACTAAATCAACGCACAAAATTCGTTTTTGGTGAAGATCAAGTTGCTCCTCTTGGTAAGTTTCTAAACTCGTTTTTATACTAGATACCTACTAGTATTTTCTACATATCGTTTTGTACAGAGCTCCGATTTAAGTGATCCAGGACTTTCTGGAAAGGTATTTCATACATCTATAATTTTTATGAAGGAACTAAAATCTAGTTTTGTTGGTATATACCTGAAAAAGGGTCAAAAAATACAGGACAGGTGCTGCCCAGATTTTCAGTTTTTGAAATACTCCACGTACTGCTGTTAGTAATTTTAGCATAAATTTTTGTTCGAAATTGATATGGTGGTGATTCAAGATGTTTTGAAACGGTAAGACATAGATCTACAACTTTTGTGAAGACTATAAAGTCTAGTTTGTCCGTATAGATCTTCAAATCTGAGTCATAACTCGGAACAGTGATACTGTCCAGAATTTCTATTTCAAACGTTTTTGGATTATtttcaccaatatcatgtttagttgacttgttAAATCACTGAACTTATTTAGATTGttgattatgtatttaaggtatataaacccttgaaaaaaatcaaaggggaagtgtttgaggaagtggatagatttggtttgtttacggcgtagacgattcgaacgtccccaagttgtgattgaactgttttgtggtaaaacaccaaggtttgtgtataaacttGTACTCTTTTTGATTGCTGGAAATATGTTGAAATaacctgatattttatttttcttattttcgaattatattgttatattcgtattatatcaaGTCTTGTAAGAAATTTGCTAAATCGCCCATTCGTAcggattgtttgatcattttgcattcttgttcggactttgtccttcttgtggcagtgacttagtcactcatcttggcatgcctcttgattcggatcttttgcaatcttgactttggatttgtagttcgtcttgaattatggaacttgtctgtgttaagtacgaactaggaagccatttttaatatggttcttggTTCTCTTGTCTAttgggttttgaccctacttgatttggggcttcggtccatcttgatatctgattatgcttagtgtgatggcatgacgTACATATTGGGCGGAAAAAAATAGATATTTGGTATACTCTCTTAGATTGATAGTATACACTTTCTAGACtcttgaacattgttattgatatttggaaacacttcaaagtttgatattgatatgtttgatatatttgttcactttttttttaaattatgttaaattgaGCTAACTATGACTGAAAAGGGGAAATTCGAGAATTTAATGACTCCAAGCCTAAAGTTTATACaccactaagctttatgcttagcgataATTGTTTTCTATCGTAGAAAATGTTCGGGATGAAATCTGAAGATGGCCAGGGTGAAGTAGTCTCTTTGGGAGAATttatggagatcacatttgcatatgcacctTGGTTTGCATAATTTTGGTACATGATATACATGATATACAGGATATACAGGATATACaggatatatacatatatatatatatatatatatatatatatatatatatgtcacacttatgttatttggaggcttgttggattttaaagaccaaaatcttgtagcttgaatttgtaacctattttattgtattagggtgttttaataactcaagtcttgtaatatgctgaatttacactttgttttgtaaatatgtagaaaaggagaaaactagtttcctttgtttttatatacccgatagtttgaaatttatgcacaatataaaCTTGTAGTGATTTTAAATGATTGTATAAGTCTGTTAGGAAGTTGCTTTAATCTGTTAATTAATCCAGAAGGGTTATATCACTAtatgttaatattttgacattgtatttcatttaaaataaaattatggtgtattttcaaaaaaaaataaattatatattgcaCTTTGAACCTTTTCGCATGGGCCTACTTCCGctactaaaattattttaaatatttttattaatatctcTTTTAATATTTTGTAAGTAGGAAATTAGATTTGTTTTCCTAAGTAGTACCCTCCCAAAGGGGTTGCTacaagttttggtatcagagctacGGTTTGTGATTCTAGGATTTATTTTGTTGTGATAGTATCTAGTATTTGTTgttatttcctttttttaaaatgaCTTGGAGTTTATAAATTTTTGCATActtgtttaatttaatttattgtaTTTTGTATGCATATGCATCATGTATATGTCCCTAATGCAGTGAGATCTTAtattttataggatttttaatATGGCCACTTCTTCGAATAGAGCTGTTGAATCCGTTGATGAAAGTCAGGCCCAGTATAATGCCATGCCTCACCTTCAGGGAGGAAATGAGGAACCCTTGCCTGACCTAAATCATCCTCGTGTTAGTGGAAATGAAATGGGCAGTAATCCAAGAGCAATGAGTCATAATACTCCATTTATGACTCCCCCATTCCAGCAGATGGTTGAATTCTTTCGTCACTTAGCTGGGATAATGTCAGAACCTAGTGAAATGAATTTTGAGAAGATGCAAAAAATGGGCGGAGTTGAATTTGAAGGCACTACAGATCCCACGGTAGCTGAATAATGGCTCGAGCGCATGGAGAGGGTCTTTGAACAACTGGAGTGTACTAATGCTGCCAAATTTAAGTATGCTATCTCTCTTTTACAAAAAGATGCCTATGATTGGTGGGTAAGTGTGCCAAATGCAAAAGCGAAACCTCCGGTGCTGACTTGGGATGACTTTGTGAAATCATTTCGTGCAAAATATGTTCCccctgtctattgtgatgctaaaAAGAAAGAGTTTCTGAATTTAAGACAAGGGAGTATGTCTATTGCAGAGTATCAACAAAATTTTCTCAGGCTTTCTCGCTATGCTAAAGGTATTATTGATGGTGAAAGAGACAAGtgcagaagatttgaagaagGTTTGAATGGTTACATTCGAAAATCAGTGGCAATCTTACAACTTGATGATTTTTCCAAGCTGATTTCAGCTGCACTTACTTGGGAAAGAATTGACAAGGAAGAAGCTAGTAGGAGAGAAAACAAGTTTAGGAAGGGTAATTCAGAATATGACGGTCCATCCAAAAAGGGAAAGTTTGACTATTCCAAGACCGAGAGTACACATAAATCATTACATCATAAGCAGAATAAGTCAAATTTTTCTACTGCCAGTACTCCAAGTTATGGCCAAGGCAAAACTCATACACCTACTTGTGCACAGTGCGGGAAGAATCGTTATGGTGCATGTAGACGAGCTTCTGGTGCTTGTTTTAATTGTGGAAGTATGGATCATAAAGTGAAGGATTGTCCTAATCCTAATCCTCTTTCTTATACCCATACAGAGGGATCAGTTCAAAAGCCTGTCACTACTCATTCTCAAGCTAATAGCAGTGCTAGACCTCGAAATATGCAAGCAGCGGGTTCGAGTGGAGCTAATCAGGCTGGTGGGTCAAGAGCTACTGCACGAGTTTATGCTATGAGACAGAAGAATGACCAGGATGGCCCAGACGTGGTTGCTGGTAAATTTCACTTATTTGGCATATCTGTTGTTACGCTATTTGATCCTGGATCTTCGCACTCTTATGTTTGCTCATCACTTGCATTTCCTGATACTGTTAAATCTGGGAGACTTGACTTTAATGTGCTGGTCACGAGTCCATTAGGTCATCAAGCTGTTATTAACAGGATTTACCGAGATTGTCCATTCATGATTCAAAATCTGGTCTTCCCTGCCGACTTGCTTGAAATGCCCTTCCAAGACTATGATGTTATTGTTGGCATGGATTGGCTCCATAGGCACCATGCAATGGTTGATTGTAGGTTGAAGCAAGTGACATTTAGAACTCCTGCACATTCACACATAGTAGTTCAAGGAGAAAGATCATTGACATCTAATATTATTTCAGCGGTCTTGGCAAGGAAGATGATTTGTCAAGGTTGTGATGCCTATCTTGCTCATATAGTCGATACACGATTGGGGAGTCCAAGTCTTAAGGACATACCAACTGTGTgcgactttcctgatgtatttcctgatgaTCTTCCTGGGTTGCCTCTAGAAAGGGAGATTGAATTTCCTATAGATCTTGTCCCTGGAACTACTCCTATTTCTATCGCTCCTTACAGAATGGCTCCAGCtgaattaaaagagttgaaggctcaattgcaagaacttcttgagaaaggtttcatccgtcccagtatttcaccttggggagctcctgttttatttgtgaaaaagaaagatggcactCTTAGGCtttgtattgattaccgacagctgaacaaggtaacaatcaagaacaaatacccACTGCCTagaatcgatgacttgtttgaccaactgAAGGGTGCCAGcttattctcaaaaattgacttgaggtctggataTTATTAGTTGCGTGTGAGGGAGCAAGATGTTCCTAAACCTGCTTTTAGGACCaggtatggccattatgaatttttggtaatgccatttggtttgacaaatgcTCTTGCTGCATTTATGGATCTAATGAAC contains:
- the LOC107768074 gene encoding uncharacterized protein LOC107768074, encoding MERVFEQLECTNAAKFKYAISLLQKDAYDWWVSVPNAKAKPPVLTWDDFVKSFRAKYVPPVYCDAKKKEFLNLRQGSMSIAEYQQNFLRLSRYAKGIIDGERDKCRRFEEGLNGYIRKSVAILQLDDFSKLISAALTWERIDKEEASRRENKFRKGNSEYDGPSKKGKFDYSKTESTHKSLHHKQNKSNFSTASTPSYGQGKTHTPTCAQCGKNRYGACRRASGACFNCGSMDHKVKDCPNPNPLSYTHTEGSVQKPVTTHSQANSSARPRNMQAAGSSGANQAGGSRATARVYAMRQKNDQDGPDVVAGKFHLFGISVVTLFDPGSSHSYVCSSLAFPDTVKSGRLDFNVLVTSPLGHQAVINRIYRDCPFMIQNLVFPADLLEMPFQDYDVIVGMDWLHRHHAMVDCRLKQVTFRTPAHSHIVVQGERSLTSNIISAVLARKMICQGCDAYLAHIVDTRLGSPSLKDIPTVCDFPDVFPDDLPGLPLEREIEFPIDLVPGTTPISIAPYRMAPAELKELKLRVREQDVPKPAFRTRYGHYEFLVMPFGLTNALAAFMDLMNHVDPSKIQAIVDWKLPKTPAEIRSFLGLAGYYRRFVKGFSIIASPLTKPLGKDAKFVWDDKCQESFEKLKSLLTQAPILSLPAEGKDYAVYSDASHRGLGCVLMQEGKVIAYASRKLKSHELNYPTHDLELAAIIFALKIWRHYLYGEKCHIFTDHKSLKYLGTQKELNLRQRRWLEPIKHYDCTIDYHPGKANVVADALSRNSLASLTLSPLPLLLDLRAMNVCLSFNSNGSIIANLQVKPVLLEQVQEAQKLDEKLVKRVEKVQNGRESNFSLRKDGTLFYKNR